In Sulfitobacter sp. M39, the following proteins share a genomic window:
- a CDS encoding ABC transporter substrate-binding protein has product MSFKKIMATGLLLSTLGVAAQAQSLVYCSEGSPEGFDPALYTAGTTFDASSHPIYNRLAEFKVGTTETVPALAESWDVSEDGKTVTFKLRKGVKFHSNAQFTPTRDFNADDVIFSFDRQGNADNPYNQVSGGTWEYYGAMSMPDLIESIEKVDDYTVQFNLTRAEAPIIANMAMDFASIVSKEYADAMLEAGTPEMLNQAPIGTGPFTFQAYQKDAVIRYVRNDEYWGDPAKVEALIFAITPDASVRYQKVQAGECHVMAYPNPADVQAMKDAEDVVVMEQEGLNVGYLAYNTQMPPFDNANVRKALNMAIDKQAIIDVVFQGSGEIAKNPLPPTMWSYNDAIEDDKYDPEAAKAALEAEGVSDLTLKIWAMPVQRPYNPNARRMAELMQEDFSKVGVDVEIVSYEWGEYLERSKAKDRDGAVLLGWTGDNGDPDNFLAVLLGCDGVEKSNRAQWCNEEFDALVQEAKVLPTQEERAPLYEKAQEIFKDQAPWATIAHSVVYMPMRPEVENYVVHPLGGHIFNQVGLSQ; this is encoded by the coding sequence ATGTCTTTCAAGAAAATCATGGCCACGGGCCTGCTGCTCAGCACGCTTGGCGTTGCGGCGCAGGCGCAGTCGCTGGTCTATTGCTCGGAAGGGTCGCCAGAAGGCTTTGACCCGGCCCTGTACACCGCAGGCACGACCTTTGATGCGTCCAGCCACCCGATCTACAACCGCCTGGCGGAATTCAAGGTCGGCACCACCGAAACCGTTCCCGCGCTGGCCGAAAGCTGGGACGTGTCCGAAGACGGCAAGACCGTGACGTTCAAGCTGCGCAAAGGCGTCAAGTTTCACAGCAACGCCCAGTTCACGCCCACACGCGACTTTAACGCCGATGACGTGATCTTTAGCTTTGACCGTCAAGGCAACGCCGACAACCCCTACAACCAAGTATCGGGTGGCACCTGGGAATACTACGGTGCGATGTCGATGCCTGACCTGATCGAAAGCATTGAAAAGGTTGACGATTACACCGTTCAGTTCAACCTGACCCGCGCCGAAGCGCCGATCATTGCCAACATGGCGATGGACTTTGCCTCGATCGTGTCCAAGGAATATGCCGACGCGATGCTAGAAGCCGGCACGCCGGAAATGCTGAACCAGGCACCAATCGGTACCGGCCCGTTCACCTTCCAAGCCTACCAGAAAGACGCCGTGATCCGTTACGTGCGCAACGACGAATACTGGGGTGACCCGGCGAAAGTCGAAGCGTTGATCTTTGCGATCACACCGGACGCCTCCGTGCGCTACCAGAAGGTACAAGCGGGCGAATGCCACGTCATGGCCTATCCGAACCCTGCGGACGTGCAGGCGATGAAAGACGCCGAAGATGTCGTCGTGATGGAGCAAGAGGGCCTGAACGTGGGCTATCTGGCGTACAACACGCAGATGCCTCCGTTCGACAACGCCAATGTGCGTAAAGCGTTGAACATGGCGATCGACAAGCAAGCGATCATCGACGTGGTGTTCCAGGGCTCCGGCGAAATCGCCAAGAACCCGCTGCCGCCGACAATGTGGTCCTATAACGACGCGATCGAGGACGACAAATACGATCCCGAAGCCGCGAAAGCCGCGCTGGAAGCCGAAGGCGTATCCGACCTGACGCTGAAAATCTGGGCGATGCCGGTACAGCGTCCCTATAACCCCAATGCCCGCCGTATGGCCGAGCTGATGCAGGAAGACTTCTCGAAGGTCGGTGTCGACGTAGAGATCGTGTCCTACGAATGGGGTGAATACCTTGAGCGTTCCAAAGCGAAAGACCGCGATGGTGCCGTTCTGCTGGGTTGGACAGGTGACAACGGTGACCCCGACAACTTCCTCGCGGTTCTGCTGGGCTGCGACGGCGTAGAGAAATCCAACCGCGCACAATGGTGCAACGAGGAATTCGACGCGCTGGTTCAGGAAGCCAAGGTTCTGCCAACACAAGAAGAACGTGCGCCGCTGTATGAAAAAGCGCAGGAAATCTTCAAGGACCAAGCCCCTTGGGCCACCATCGCGCATTCGGTTGTTTACATGCCAATGCGCCCCGAAGTTGAAAACTATGTTGTGCACCCGCTGGGTGGCCACATCTTCAACCAGGTTGGTCTGTCGCAATAA
- a CDS encoding M24 family metallopeptidase: MSKNLSQRLADYAAVAADLGVDAVALVPGPNFSRAVGQSFMSHERPFVLVIPADKPAAVLLPNLELGSWDTVGFDGAVFDWRDQTGYADAFAALTQHLGISSLAVEGQVMRVFVHHAFKQAQPDLTITDAEREISALRMIKTPEDIAALREAIGISERALQRTLDSVKLGQSEKQIEQTLVQALFAEGADDLSFGPIVAAADGSARPHAHAREDYAVKAGDALLLDFGARKNGFAADITRTVFLDHVTDEGRDVYDTVLRANMAGLAVTRAGVTAHDIDDAVISVLEASPYGDRIRTKTGHGLGREVHEAPYIMRGNHMTLPAGTVYTNEPGLYEIGNFGVRIEDDVLITDDGYETLTNFPKELMVIKC, translated from the coding sequence GTGTCAAAGAACCTCTCTCAACGTCTTGCCGACTATGCCGCTGTCGCCGCCGATCTGGGCGTGGATGCCGTGGCGCTGGTGCCCGGACCCAATTTCTCGCGCGCTGTCGGCCAAAGCTTCATGAGCCACGAGCGTCCCTTTGTTCTGGTGATCCCTGCGGATAAACCCGCGGCGGTGCTGTTGCCGAACCTCGAACTGGGTAGCTGGGACACGGTCGGTTTTGACGGCGCGGTATTCGATTGGCGCGACCAAACCGGCTATGCCGATGCTTTTGCCGCGCTGACGCAGCATTTGGGGATCTCGTCGCTGGCGGTCGAAGGGCAGGTGATGCGCGTGTTCGTGCACCATGCGTTCAAACAGGCACAGCCCGATCTGACCATCACCGATGCAGAGCGTGAAATTTCGGCCCTTCGGATGATCAAGACCCCCGAGGATATCGCCGCCCTGCGCGAGGCGATCGGCATTTCCGAACGCGCCCTCCAGCGCACGCTGGACAGCGTCAAGCTGGGCCAGAGCGAGAAGCAGATCGAACAGACGCTGGTGCAGGCGCTTTTCGCGGAAGGGGCGGATGACCTGTCCTTTGGTCCCATCGTGGCCGCCGCAGATGGCTCGGCCCGGCCCCATGCCCACGCCCGCGAGGATTACGCGGTCAAGGCGGGCGATGCGCTGCTGCTGGACTTTGGTGCGCGCAAGAACGGCTTTGCCGCCGACATCACCCGCACCGTTTTTCTGGATCACGTCACCGACGAGGGGCGCGATGTCTATGACACTGTGCTGCGCGCCAATATGGCAGGGCTTGCCGTGACCCGCGCGGGGGTGACCGCGCATGACATCGACGATGCCGTGATCTCTGTTCTGGAAGCCTCGCCCTACGGGGATCGCATCCGCACCAAGACCGGCCACGGTCTGGGCCGCGAGGTCCACGAGGCCCCTTATATCATGCGTGGCAACCACATGACTTTACCCGCCGGGACGGTTTACACCAATGAGCCCGGCCTTTACGAGATCGGAAATTTCGGCGTGCGCATCGAGGATGACGTGCTGATTACCGACGACGGCTATGAAACGCTGACCAACTTCCCCAAAGAGCTGATGGTGATAAAATGCTGA
- a CDS encoding ABC transporter permease subunit: MLNYVLGRLLTFIPTFIGVTLISFGFIRALPGDPIQVMAGERGISDERYAQLAKQFGYDQPIYVQFWDYLTGVLQGDLGNSFVTKRPVFDEFFTLFPATLELAVCAMIFAIALGLPAGVIAAVNRGKFFDRALMSTALVGYSMPIFWWALLLIIVFSGNLQWTPVSGRIDLLYYFPNPTGFMLIDSLASGQKGAFLSAVRHLVLPTIVLGTIPLAVIARQTRSAMLEVLGEDYIRTARAKGMSPGRINGIHALRNALIPVITVIGLSVGTLLAGAILTETIFSWPGIGKWMVDSIFRRDYPVVQGGLLLIAVMVMVVNLTVDMLYGVINPKIRKR, from the coding sequence ATGCTGAACTATGTTCTGGGACGACTGCTGACGTTCATCCCGACTTTCATCGGGGTGACGCTGATCTCCTTCGGGTTCATCCGCGCGCTGCCGGGCGACCCCATCCAAGTGATGGCGGGCGAGCGCGGCATCTCTGATGAACGCTATGCCCAACTGGCCAAACAATTCGGCTATGACCAGCCGATCTATGTGCAATTCTGGGACTATCTGACCGGCGTGCTTCAGGGCGATTTGGGCAATAGCTTTGTCACCAAGCGCCCGGTGTTCGACGAGTTTTTCACCCTTTTCCCAGCCACGCTTGAGCTGGCGGTCTGCGCGATGATCTTTGCCATCGCCCTTGGCCTTCCGGCGGGGGTGATTGCGGCGGTGAACCGGGGCAAGTTCTTTGACCGGGCGCTGATGTCCACGGCGCTGGTGGGCTATTCGATGCCGATCTTCTGGTGGGCGCTGCTGCTGATCATTGTCTTTTCGGGCAACCTGCAATGGACACCTGTGTCGGGGCGGATTGATCTGCTGTATTACTTCCCCAACCCCACCGGTTTTATGCTGATTGACAGTCTGGCGTCGGGTCAGAAGGGGGCGTTCCTGTCAGCGGTGCGCCATCTGGTTCTGCCAACGATCGTGCTGGGGACAATCCCGCTGGCCGTGATCGCACGCCAGACGCGGTCGGCCATGTTGGAGGTTCTGGGCGAGGATTACATCCGCACCGCCCGCGCCAAGGGGATGTCTCCGGGGCGGATCAACGGCATCCACGCCCTGCGCAACGCCCTGATCCCCGTGATCACCGTGATTGGTCTGTCGGTCGGCACATTGCTGGCCGGTGCGATCCTGACCGAAACCATCTTTAGCTGGCCGGGCATCGGCAAGTGGATGGTCGATAGTATTTTCCGCCGCGATTACCCCGTGGTTCAGGGCGGGCTGCTGCTGATTGCTGTGATGGTGATGGTCGTGAACCTGACCGTCGACATGCTTTACGGCGTCATCAACCCCAAAATCAGAAAGCGATAA
- a CDS encoding ABC transporter permease subunit: protein MDDALSAEAAMVQERPGRLREFWFYFRENRGAVIGLWIFAVFAFLALFGPWVAPHDATEQFRAATLQPPAWQEGGTWTHILGTDPLGRDMLSRLIVGARYSFFVGVVVVSIAATGGIIIGLIAGFAPKWVDSIIMRVMDIVLAFPSLLLALVLVAILGPSLTNAMIAIAIVLQPHYVRLTRASVMSERQKDYVTSARVAGAGIFRLMFVTVLPNCLAPIIVQAALSFSTAILDAAALGFLGMGAQPPTPEWGTMLAEAREFILRAWWVVTFPGVAILVTVLAINLMGDGLRDALDPKLKRS, encoded by the coding sequence ATGGACGACGCACTCTCTGCCGAAGCCGCAATGGTCCAGGAACGTCCGGGCCGCTTGCGCGAATTCTGGTTCTACTTCCGCGAAAACCGCGGCGCTGTCATCGGGCTGTGGATCTTTGCGGTCTTTGCCTTTCTGGCCCTGTTCGGCCCCTGGGTCGCCCCCCATGACGCGACAGAGCAATTCCGCGCCGCCACCCTACAGCCCCCCGCGTGGCAAGAGGGCGGCACCTGGACCCATATCCTGGGCACCGATCCGCTGGGGCGCGATATGCTGTCACGTCTGATTGTGGGCGCGCGTTATTCCTTCTTTGTGGGTGTCGTCGTTGTCTCTATCGCGGCGACCGGCGGGATCATCATCGGGCTGATCGCGGGCTTTGCGCCCAAATGGGTCGATAGCATCATCATGCGTGTCATGGATATTGTGCTGGCGTTCCCGTCCTTGCTGCTGGCGTTGGTGCTGGTGGCGATCCTCGGGCCGTCGCTGACCAACGCGATGATCGCCATCGCGATTGTGTTGCAGCCTCACTATGTGCGCCTGACCCGCGCCAGCGTCATGTCAGAACGTCAAAAAGACTACGTGACCTCGGCCCGCGTGGCGGGGGCAGGGATCTTCCGGCTGATGTTTGTCACCGTGCTGCCCAACTGCCTTGCGCCGATCATCGTGCAGGCCGCGCTGTCATTCTCGACCGCGATCCTTGATGCGGCGGCCTTGGGCTTTCTGGGGATGGGGGCGCAGCCGCCCACACCTGAATGGGGCACCATGCTGGCCGAGGCACGCGAGTTCATCCTGCGCGCCTGGTGGGTCGTGACATTCCCCGGCGTGGCGATCCTTGTGACCGTGCTGGCGATCAACCTCATGGGTGACGGCCTGCGCGACGCGCTTGATCCGAAACTGAAACGGAGCTGA
- a CDS encoding ABC transporter ATP-binding protein has product MTLLRIRNLSVDFATASGKFRAVDGVDQDVNESEILAIVGESGSGKSVSMLALMGLLPWTATVTADELTFDGHNLLTMDAKARRKIVGNDLAMIFQEPMSSLNPCFTVGWQIREALRVHLGMGRRERQKRAIELFEQVGIPDPEKRLSAFPHQMSGGMNQRVMIAMAIACKPKLLIADEPTTALDVTIQAQILDLLASLREETGMGLVLITHDMGVVAETAERVSVQYAGQKIEEQPVIPLFDAPHHPYTSALLDALPERATEKRLPTIPGVVPGQFDRPAGCLFSPRCKFANAKCKSEAPPALGPDLGYARCFYPLNTDERVAS; this is encoded by the coding sequence ATGACACTTTTGCGTATCAGAAACCTAAGCGTTGATTTCGCCACGGCCTCGGGCAAGTTCCGGGCGGTGGACGGCGTCGATCAAGACGTGAACGAAAGCGAGATCCTCGCGATTGTGGGGGAAAGCGGGTCGGGTAAATCCGTATCGATGCTGGCGCTAATGGGGCTGCTGCCCTGGACCGCCACCGTCACCGCGGACGAGCTGACCTTTGACGGGCACAACCTGCTGACGATGGACGCCAAGGCGCGCCGCAAGATCGTTGGCAATGATCTGGCGATGATCTTTCAGGAACCGATGTCATCGCTCAACCCCTGTTTCACCGTGGGCTGGCAAATCCGCGAGGCCCTGCGGGTGCATCTTGGCATGGGCCGCCGCGAGCGTCAGAAACGGGCGATTGAGCTGTTTGAACAGGTCGGCATCCCCGACCCCGAAAAGCGGCTGTCGGCATTTCCGCACCAGATGTCGGGGGGTATGAACCAGCGCGTGATGATCGCCATGGCGATTGCCTGCAAGCCCAAGCTGCTGATTGCTGATGAACCCACCACGGCGCTGGATGTGACCATCCAGGCGCAGATCCTTGATCTGCTCGCGTCCCTGCGCGAGGAAACGGGCATGGGGCTGGTGTTGATCACGCACGACATGGGCGTCGTTGCGGAAACCGCCGAACGGGTCAGCGTGCAATATGCCGGCCAGAAGATCGAAGAGCAGCCGGTGATCCCGCTGTTTGACGCGCCGCACCACCCCTATACCTCGGCGCTGCTCGACGCGCTGCCAGAACGGGCGACGGAAAAGCGGCTGCCGACCATTCCGGGCGTGGTGCCGGGGCAATTCGACCGCCCCGCAGGATGCCTGTTTTCGCCACGCTGCAAATTCGCCAACGCCAAATGCAAGTCCGAAGCGCCGCCCGCCTTGGGCCCTGATCTGGGCTATGCGCGTTGTTTCTACCCCTTGAACACAGACGAAAGGGTCGCATCATGA
- a CDS encoding ABC transporter ATP-binding protein has product MTAPVMTATALERHYEVGGGLFRKPRTLKAVGGLDFALYPGKTLAVVGESGCGKSTLARMVTMIEDPTAGSLTLDGKPVVREDWASLRKSVQIVFQDPYGSLNPRQRIGAILEEPLKINRPDMSSKERTAKAREMLGLVGLRPEHFDRYPHMFSGGQRQRIAIARALMLDPKVLVLDEPVSALDLSIQSSVLNLLVDLQERLQLAYLFISHDLSVVRHVADEVIVMYLGRAVERGSRDDVFTAPFHPYAKALLSATPQADPRGAKERIKLQGELPSPLAIPDGCPFAPRCWKVRDKCRAMRPELPQGHHAAACFFPENGGTPA; this is encoded by the coding sequence ATGACCGCACCTGTGATGACTGCAACGGCGCTAGAGCGTCACTATGAAGTCGGCGGCGGGCTGTTTCGCAAGCCGCGCACGCTCAAGGCCGTCGGCGGGCTCGATTTCGCGCTGTATCCCGGCAAGACGCTGGCCGTTGTAGGCGAAAGCGGCTGCGGGAAATCGACGCTCGCGCGGATGGTCACGATGATCGAGGACCCGACCGCCGGATCGCTGACACTGGATGGCAAACCCGTGGTGCGCGAAGACTGGGCATCGCTGCGCAAATCGGTGCAGATCGTGTTCCAAGATCCCTATGGCTCGCTCAACCCGCGCCAGCGGATCGGCGCGATCCTCGAGGAACCTCTCAAGATCAACCGCCCCGACATGAGCAGCAAGGAGCGTACCGCCAAAGCGCGCGAGATGCTGGGGTTGGTGGGGTTGCGGCCTGAGCATTTTGACCGCTATCCGCACATGTTTTCCGGCGGGCAACGCCAGCGGATCGCGATTGCGCGGGCGTTGATGCTGGACCCCAAAGTGCTGGTGCTGGACGAGCCTGTGTCCGCGCTGGACCTGTCGATCCAAAGCTCGGTGCTGAACCTGTTGGTCGATTTGCAGGAACGTCTGCAACTGGCCTATCTGTTCATCTCCCATGACCTGAGCGTTGTGCGTCACGTGGCGGATGAGGTGATCGTGATGTATCTGGGGCGCGCGGTTGAACGTGGCAGCCGCGATGATGTGTTCACCGCGCCGTTCCACCCCTATGCCAAGGCGCTGCTGTCGGCGACGCCCCAAGCGGACCCACGCGGCGCGAAAGAGCGGATCAAGCTGCAAGGCGAACTGCCATCGCCACTGGCGATCCCCGATGGCTGCCCCTTTGCGCCACGGTGCTGGAAAGTGCGCGACAAATGCCGCGCCATGCGGCCCGAACTGCCGCAGGGGCATCATGCCGCGGCGTGCTTCTTTCCTGAAAATGGCGGCACCCCGGCCTAG
- a CDS encoding 2-dehydro-3-deoxygalactonokinase has product MSGASPAWIGVDVADGHMHLWVHDPRGDVLAQADGPVAALPAEDGFVAALTDLLSPYLSDQQRLPVIVAGLPALPASSLRPVPAEPLGGVLALEADDPRLELRAVPGLKQASPPQIMQGAETAIAGYLQAAPEFDGVICCLDAQSTWVHISAREVVSFQSFLTPMMAAQLSATAPLSKAVAGGALDGNTFDAAVNDVMARPQIFATALAEISAQATINGPTTDAGWSRLMGLLIGLELAGARAYWLGREVVILSDSPLAPLYTRGLAAQGLTASHVSRRDHIRAGLRLCADASAS; this is encoded by the coding sequence GTGAGCGGCGCAAGCCCCGCGTGGATCGGGGTCGATGTCGCGGATGGGCATATGCATCTGTGGGTGCATGATCCTCGCGGCGATGTGCTGGCGCAGGCCGACGGGCCAGTCGCTGCCTTGCCCGCGGAAGACGGCTTTGTCGCGGCACTTACGGATTTACTGTCGCCCTATCTGTCGGACCAACAGCGTTTGCCGGTGATCGTCGCGGGGCTGCCTGCCCTGCCCGCCAGCAGCCTGCGCCCCGTTCCGGCAGAGCCCTTGGGCGGGGTGCTCGCACTAGAGGCTGATGACCCCCGGCTAGAGCTGCGCGCGGTGCCCGGCTTGAAACAGGCCAGCCCCCCGCAGATCATGCAAGGGGCCGAGACGGCGATTGCGGGCTACCTTCAGGCAGCGCCCGAGTTTGACGGGGTGATCTGTTGCCTTGATGCGCAGTCCACATGGGTCCACATCAGCGCCCGCGAGGTCGTCAGTTTTCAAAGTTTTCTCACCCCCATGATGGCCGCGCAGTTGTCCGCGACAGCCCCGCTATCAAAGGCGGTTGCCGGTGGTGCGTTGGATGGGAATACTTTCGACGCCGCCGTGAATGATGTCATGGCCCGCCCGCAAATCTTTGCCACCGCGCTGGCCGAGATTTCGGCACAAGCCACAATCAACGGGCCCACGACGGACGCAGGCTGGTCACGGCTGATGGGCTTGCTGATCGGCCTAGAGCTGGCCGGTGCCCGCGCCTATTGGCTGGGCCGCGAGGTGGTCATCTTATCCGACAGCCCCCTCGCCCCGCTTTATACACGCGGGCTTGCCGCCCAGGGTCTGACGGCCAGCCACGTCTCGCGGCGGGACCATATACGCGCCGGGCTACGGCTTTGCGCCGACGCAAGCGCGAGTTGA
- a CDS encoding choline ABC transporter substrate-binding protein, giving the protein MKVLAATTALTLSLASSLAAASCDEITFSDVGWTDITATTAATTVVLDALGYETDVKILSVPVTYTSMAAGDVDVFLGNWMPTMEADIAPYREDGSVDTVRANLTGAKYTLAVNKAAADMGIKNFADIAANADALDGQIYGIEPGNDGNRLIQSMIDDNAFDLAEFEVKESSEQGMLAQVKRLSAKGEPIVFLGWEPHPMNANFDLTYLEGGDDFFGPDLGGATVHTNTRAGFVEECPNVGKLLTNLEFTLAMENEIMGAILDDGEEPRDAATAWIKANPDVLDTWLDGVTTVDGGDAMAAAKAIVE; this is encoded by the coding sequence ATGAAAGTTCTTGCAGCAACCACCGCGCTTACCCTGTCCCTTGCCAGCAGCCTTGCTGCCGCAAGCTGTGACGAGATCACCTTTTCCGACGTAGGTTGGACCGACATCACCGCGACCACTGCCGCGACCACCGTCGTGCTGGACGCCTTGGGCTATGAAACAGACGTTAAAATCCTTTCCGTTCCAGTGACCTACACGTCTATGGCCGCGGGCGACGTGGATGTGTTTCTTGGCAACTGGATGCCCACGATGGAGGCGGACATCGCCCCCTACCGCGAGGATGGCAGCGTTGACACAGTGCGCGCGAACCTGACTGGTGCGAAATACACGCTGGCCGTGAATAAAGCCGCCGCTGACATGGGGATCAAGAATTTTGCCGACATCGCCGCCAATGCAGACGCGCTGGACGGTCAGATCTATGGCATCGAGCCGGGCAATGACGGCAACCGCCTGATCCAGTCGATGATCGACGACAACGCCTTTGATCTGGCCGAGTTCGAGGTCAAGGAATCCTCGGAGCAGGGGATGCTGGCACAGGTCAAACGCCTGTCCGCCAAGGGCGAGCCTATCGTCTTCCTTGGTTGGGAACCGCACCCGATGAACGCGAACTTTGATCTTACCTATCTGGAAGGCGGGGACGATTTCTTTGGCCCCGATCTGGGCGGTGCGACCGTGCACACAAACACCCGCGCCGGTTTTGTCGAGGAATGCCCCAACGTGGGCAAGCTGCTGACCAATCTGGAATTCACCCTCGCTATGGAGAACGAGATCATGGGGGCCATTCTGGATGACGGCGAAGAGCCCCGCGATGCGGCGACAGCCTGGATCAAGGCGAACCCTGATGTGCTCGACACATGGCTGGACGGCGTGACCACCGTGGACGGTGGCGACGCGATGGCGGCCGCCAAGGCCATCGTCGAGTAA